Proteins encoded in a region of the Streptococcus sanguinis genome:
- the asp5 gene encoding accessory Sec system protein Asp5 — protein sequence MQTILITLTIVAALVLILLVSLLPRESQQFYRDTNTSIGKSGYWETHLAKKILVLLASLALIVLMIFFMIQSI from the coding sequence ATGCAAACAATATTGATTACACTTACCATTGTAGCAGCCCTTGTTTTGATTTTGCTGGTTAGTCTTCTTCCCAGAGAGAGCCAGCAATTTTATAGAGACACCAATACATCGATTGGCAAGTCAGGTTACTGGGAAACCCACCTCGCAAAGAAAATCCTAGTTCTTTTGGCAAGCCTTGCCCTGATTGTGCTCATGATTTTCTTTATGATTCAATCCATCTAG
- the asp4 gene encoding accessory Sec system protein Asp4: protein MAKKDLFHKDIEGRLDELKHGKPKKEKASLGENLNKAFVIALGLMILIGLIFTLIGALRN, encoded by the coding sequence ATGGCTAAAAAAGATTTATTTCATAAGGATATTGAGGGACGGTTAGATGAACTCAAGCATGGCAAGCCCAAGAAAGAAAAGGCTAGCTTGGGTGAAAATCTCAACAAGGCCTTTGTCATCGCCTTGGGCTTGATGATCTTGATTGGCTTGATTTTTACATTGATTGGAGCCTTGAGGAACTAA
- the gtfB gene encoding accessory Sec system glycosylation chaperone GtfB — protein MIQLFDYYNQETQDLHDSLLAAGYDCPTIVIEANGFLPDDMISPYTYFLGDEEGVDHPLFFNQVPVPPFWEITGDHQSARVSDMGEERARIHYANQAKGRLVKQVDWLDKKGQLRLSERYNKQGRCFAKTAYKSAQEAFNTTYYSTDGQERIVENHATGDIILTLDQEPLRIFKSRVDFIRFFLERLDFDLDHILFNSLAYSFLVSHSLTGRAGQDILFWQEPLYDELPGNMQLILENSQLRAQTIVIPDLTTYEKAMSLAVADQQQKFLHLGYHYDFKRDNFLRKDALILTHSDQIEGLETLVQALPQIVFRIAALTEMSPKLLSMLSYKNVVLYQNASLKQIEQLYLESDIYLDINHGGQVLQAVRKAFENNLLILGFEQTLHDRRYIAQQHIFDSSQPAQLAASLEEALSGVDQMRSALQAQGRHANDVPVSLYQETLQSVLGGQHG, from the coding sequence ATGATTCAGCTCTTTGATTATTACAATCAGGAAACCCAGGATCTGCATGATTCCCTCCTTGCAGCTGGCTATGACTGTCCGACCATTGTCATTGAGGCAAATGGCTTTCTGCCTGACGACATGATATCTCCCTATACATATTTTCTAGGGGATGAAGAGGGAGTAGACCACCCACTCTTTTTCAATCAAGTGCCAGTGCCGCCTTTCTGGGAAATTACAGGCGACCATCAGTCGGCGCGTGTCAGTGACATGGGAGAAGAAAGGGCACGGATTCACTATGCTAATCAGGCTAAGGGCCGGCTGGTCAAACAGGTGGACTGGCTGGATAAAAAAGGTCAGTTGCGACTGAGTGAGCGCTATAATAAGCAAGGTCGATGCTTTGCCAAAACGGCTTATAAATCTGCTCAGGAAGCCTTCAACACGACCTACTACAGCACAGATGGTCAGGAGCGTATCGTGGAAAATCATGCCACGGGTGACATCATCCTGACTCTGGACCAAGAGCCCTTGCGAATTTTTAAAAGCCGAGTGGATTTTATCCGTTTCTTTTTAGAGCGGCTAGACTTTGACTTGGATCACATTCTCTTTAATTCGCTGGCCTATTCTTTCCTAGTTTCTCACAGCTTGACGGGTCGAGCTGGACAGGACATTCTCTTTTGGCAGGAGCCCCTGTATGACGAGCTTCCGGGCAATATGCAGTTGATTCTGGAAAATAGTCAGCTGCGGGCGCAGACCATTGTCATTCCAGACTTGACGACCTATGAAAAGGCCATGAGTTTGGCTGTAGCTGACCAGCAGCAGAAGTTCCTGCATCTAGGCTATCATTATGATTTCAAGCGGGACAACTTCCTACGAAAAGATGCTTTAATCCTGACCCACTCGGATCAGATTGAAGGCTTAGAGACCTTGGTTCAGGCCTTGCCACAGATAGTTTTTCGCATTGCAGCTCTCACGGAAATGTCACCCAAGCTCTTGTCCATGCTGTCCTATAAGAATGTCGTCCTTTATCAAAATGCCAGTCTCAAGCAGATTGAGCAGCTCTACTTGGAATCAGATATTTATCTGGATATCAATCACGGAGGTCAGGTCCTGCAGGCAGTGCGCAAGGCTTTTGAGAATAATCTCTTGATTCTTGGCTTTGAGCAGACCCTGCATGACAGGCGCTACATTGCCCAGCAGCATATTTTCGACAGCAGTCAGCCAGCTCAACTGGCAGCAAGTCTGGAAGAAGCCTTATCCGGTGTCGACCAGATGCGGTCAGCCTTGCAAGCACAAGGCCGACATGCTAACGATGTGCCTGTCAGTCTTTATCAGGAGACTCTCCAAAGCGTACTAGGAGGTCAGCATGGCTAA
- the gtfA gene encoding accessory Sec system glycosyltransferase GtfA: MTVYNINLGIGWASSGVEYAQDYRAQLLRRIQQPAKFIFMDMILADNIQHLTENIGFLDEEVIWLYNYFTDIKIAPTTVTLDQVLAQVAGQPERSERESKIVRYFYPQDDQFITCYLRQEDQDFVEHVEYVSRGRLIRKDYFSYVRYASEYFAPHNDAATLYQRRFYHEDGSVAYDMLIEDGQEELYRFSDRIFYSKAELVRYFLQCLQLQSDDVVILDRETGIGQVVFEESQKAKLGVVVHAEHFSENASSDDYILWNNFYDYQFTNADKVDFFIVATEAQKTILEQQFQHYSDKQPKIVTIPVGSLDQLTYPKEPRKPFSMITASRLATEKHIDWLVAATVQAHDQLPELTLDIYGKGGEEEKLRRRIEEAGAQDYIRLKGHADLSQIYAGYELYLTASTSEGFGLTLMEAVGSGLPLIGFDVRYGNQTFIDDGKNGYLLPVSSNQVEDQIIAAFVEKIVALFSQGRQQEMSQHSYQVAENYLTNWVEAAWSQLLKEVRDDSAL, encoded by the coding sequence ATGACAGTATATAACATCAACTTAGGCATTGGCTGGGCCAGTAGCGGTGTGGAATACGCCCAAGATTATCGGGCCCAGCTTCTGCGCAGAATCCAGCAGCCGGCTAAGTTTATCTTTATGGATATGATTTTAGCGGATAATATCCAGCATCTGACGGAAAATATCGGTTTTCTGGATGAGGAAGTTATCTGGCTCTATAACTATTTTACGGATATCAAGATTGCGCCGACGACTGTGACGCTGGATCAGGTGCTGGCTCAAGTCGCAGGTCAGCCGGAGCGCTCGGAGAGAGAGAGCAAGATTGTCCGCTATTTCTATCCGCAGGATGATCAGTTTATCACTTGTTATCTGCGGCAGGAAGACCAGGACTTTGTGGAGCATGTAGAGTATGTCTCGCGGGGGAGATTGATTCGCAAGGATTATTTCTCCTATGTCCGCTATGCCAGTGAATACTTCGCGCCTCACAATGACGCCGCAACCCTCTACCAGCGGCGTTTCTACCATGAAGACGGCAGTGTGGCCTATGACATGCTGATAGAGGATGGTCAGGAAGAGCTCTATCGCTTTTCAGATCGGATTTTCTATTCCAAGGCTGAGCTGGTCCGTTATTTTCTTCAGTGTTTGCAGCTGCAGTCAGATGATGTGGTCATCTTGGATAGGGAGACAGGGATTGGTCAGGTTGTCTTTGAAGAGAGCCAGAAGGCTAAGCTGGGAGTAGTGGTCCATGCGGAGCATTTCAGTGAAAATGCCAGCAGCGACGACTACATTCTCTGGAACAATTTTTATGACTACCAGTTTACCAATGCTGACAAGGTGGACTTTTTCATCGTGGCAACAGAGGCTCAGAAAACGATTCTAGAACAGCAGTTCCAGCATTACTCGGACAAGCAGCCCAAGATTGTGACCATACCAGTGGGCAGTCTTGACCAGTTGACTTATCCCAAAGAGCCTCGCAAGCCTTTCTCTATGATTACGGCTTCGCGTCTTGCTACAGAAAAGCATATTGATTGGCTAGTGGCAGCGACCGTCCAAGCCCATGACCAGCTGCCTGAGCTGACTCTTGATATTTACGGTAAGGGGGGCGAAGAGGAGAAGCTGCGACGTAGGATTGAGGAAGCAGGAGCTCAAGACTACATTCGGCTTAAAGGGCATGCAGATTTGAGTCAGATTTATGCAGGCTATGAGCTTTATCTGACAGCTTCAACCAGTGAAGGCTTTGGTTTGACTCTCATGGAAGCGGTCGGATCAGGTCTGCCCCTCATCGGCTTTGATGTCCGCTATGGCAATCAGACTTTTATCGATGATGGTAAAAATGGCTATCTGCTGCCAGTCAGTTCCAATCAGGTCGAGGATCAGATTATTGCTGCTTTTGTGGAGAAAATAGTAGCTCTCTTTAGCCAAGGACGCCAGCAGGAGATGAGCCAACACTCTTATCAAGTGGCTGAGAATTATTTGACCAACTGGGTTGAAGCGGCTTGGTCCCAGCTTTTAAAGGAGGTCAGAGATGATTCAGCTCTTTGA